In the Pseudothauera hydrothermalis genome, one interval contains:
- a CDS encoding cupin domain-containing protein, which yields MSHPVFRKARPTRRWEQVEVLEYKPEGSAPFRDISRQVLFCTEALACELRYFEIGPGGHSTLERHRHEHAVMILSGGGACLVGNQVRAVRVHDLIHIPAMSWHQFRASEGGHLGFLCMVNTTRDRPQLPSSEDLAELRRDPKIAAFIRL from the coding sequence ATGAGCCACCCCGTGTTCCGCAAGGCCCGCCCGACCCGACGCTGGGAACAGGTCGAAGTACTCGAATACAAACCGGAAGGCAGCGCACCCTTTCGCGACATCAGCCGCCAAGTGCTGTTTTGCACCGAAGCCTTGGCTTGCGAGTTACGCTACTTCGAGATCGGCCCCGGCGGACATTCAACGCTGGAGCGCCACCGGCATGAGCACGCGGTGATGATTCTGTCTGGCGGCGGGGCCTGTCTGGTAGGCAACCAAGTGCGCGCGGTGCGCGTCCATGATCTGATCCATATTCCGGCCATGAGCTGGCATCAGTTCCGTGCCAGCGAAGGGGGGCACCTGGGCTTTTTGTGCATGGTCAACACGACCCGCGACCGCCCGCAACTCCCTTCTTCAGAGGATTTGGCCGAACTGCGGCGCGACCCGAAGATCGCCGCCTTCATCCGCCTATGA
- a CDS encoding RuBisCO large subunit C-terminal-like domain-containing protein, whose translation MHRLQASYRIRCTAAEIERRAAALAVEQSVEMPTTAIGEARILEHIVGRVESIEADGEAHFRVVLSLALDTIGFEAGQLMNMLFGNCSLQPEVELVDVEMPPAALAGFGGPRFGIAGLREHCGIASGRPLTCSALKPQGSSPEALAALAGKLAAAGIDIVKDDHGLADQVDAPFARRVAAVQRAIDAANRSSGHRCVYAPSLGGGPRRLREQLRIARDAGVGMLMLAPMVCGLGALQELADEGLPLLAHPALGGAARIAPPTLIGKLFRLAGADAVIFPNHGGRFSYTPQTCRAIAEAARAPWGTLPAALPVPAGGMSPARIEEMVAFYGPDVMLLIGGALLEAPDLGHAARTFVERVHATGDTR comes from the coding sequence ATGCACAGACTGCAGGCAAGCTACCGTATCCGCTGCACCGCCGCCGAAATCGAGCGCCGCGCTGCCGCGCTGGCGGTGGAACAAAGCGTGGAAATGCCCACCACGGCCATTGGCGAGGCGCGCATCCTGGAGCACATCGTCGGCCGTGTCGAATCCATCGAAGCCGACGGCGAAGCGCATTTTCGCGTCGTCTTGAGCCTGGCACTGGACACCATCGGCTTCGAGGCCGGGCAGTTGATGAACATGTTATTCGGCAACTGTTCGCTACAGCCAGAGGTGGAACTGGTGGATGTGGAAATGCCGCCGGCGGCGCTGGCAGGTTTTGGCGGACCGCGCTTTGGCATCGCAGGTTTGCGCGAACACTGCGGCATCGCCAGCGGCCGCCCGCTCACCTGCAGCGCGTTGAAACCCCAGGGCAGCAGCCCCGAGGCGCTGGCCGCGCTGGCCGGCAAGCTGGCGGCCGCGGGCATCGACATCGTCAAAGACGATCACGGCCTGGCCGATCAGGTCGACGCCCCCTTCGCCCGCCGGGTCGCCGCGGTGCAGCGCGCTATCGACGCGGCCAATCGCAGCAGCGGTCATCGCTGCGTCTATGCGCCCAGCCTGGGCGGCGGGCCGCGGCGACTGCGCGAACAATTGCGCATCGCCCGCGATGCCGGGGTCGGCATGCTAATGCTGGCGCCCATGGTCTGCGGCCTGGGCGCACTGCAGGAACTGGCCGATGAGGGGCTACCGCTTCTCGCCCACCCGGCGCTGGGCGGTGCGGCGCGCATCGCCCCGCCGACGCTGATCGGCAAGCTATTCCGCTTGGCCGGGGCCGATGCAGTCATCTTTCCCAACCACGGCGGGCGCTTTAGTTACACGCCGCAAACCTGCCGGGCAATTGCCGAGGCGGCGCGCGCCCCCTGGGGCACGCTGCCGGCTGCGCTGCCGGTGCCGGCCGGCGGCATGAGCCCGGCGCGGATCGAGGAAATGGTGGCCTTTTACGGCCCGGATGTGATGTTGCTGATCGGCGGCGCGTTACTCGAAGCGCCAGACCTCGGTCACGCAGCGCGAACCTTTGTCGAGCGCGTACACGCCACAGGAGATACACGATGA